AAAGCAGAAGTTTAAAGTATATGGCGGAGTGCCTTGGAGTGAGCCGCTCTACGATTTCAAGAGAACTGAGTAGAGGGTGAGTAATTTGCAGTTTTCTCCTCTGGAACAGCAGTGATTATTTATTCTCGATCTGTCCATCCGTGGAGGCCTTCCGCGCGGGGCGTCCTTGCCCCTTGGGCTTTCTGTTTGTGTAAGATT
This genomic stretch from Bdellovibrionales bacterium harbors:
- a CDS encoding helix-turn-helix domain-containing protein, encoding SRSLKYMAECLGVSRSTISRELSRG